CTTGAGAATTCGCAGCACGGCCATTTCGGTGTCGTCGGTGGGCGCAAAATCCACGTGGCCACCTTCGGTCATCAGGGGCACCCAGCCATTCTTGATGGGAACAAGCCCGGAAACGCCCAGGCCCGTGCCCGGACCAATCACCAGTCTGGGCCGCTGGCCGTCGCCCGGGCCACCACAGACATGAACCAGGTGCGCGTCAGACACGTGGGGAACGCCCAGAGCCATAGCGGTGAAATCATTGATCACCTTGAACGCAGACCAGCCGAACTGTGCGCGCACCTCTTCAGTATCGAATCGCCAGTGGTTGTTGGTCATGCGCACCTGGGTGCCGCGGACCGGCGAGGCAACCGCCAGGCAGGCCTCGCCCACCTCGGATACGCCCACCCGGGCGAGATAATCCCGCACCGCATCGTCCAGATTGTCGTAATCGCCACAGGGCAGAATCTCGATGGCCTGCGGCTGCACGCTGCCCTGCTCTACCAGGGCCAGCCGGGCGTTGGTACCGCCGATGTCGCCCACCAGCGAGTAATGAGTTGTGGTCATGCGTCGTGATTCCAGAAAAAGCTGGCACCTTCCTCGGGGTTGCTGGCGGCACGGCGCATCCAGCCGAACAGCTCCCGACCGTAACCGTGATGATACCCGTTCAGATCGGCTTTTTCCGACTCGCGGCTGGCAAATTCCTGTTCATCCACCTGCACCGACAATTCACCGGACCCGGCATCCAGGCGCACCAGGTCACCGTTGCGAACCCGGGCAAGCGGGCCGCCATCGAGCGCTTCCGGATACACATGGATGGCCGCCGGCACCTTGCCGGACGCCCCGGACATGCGGCCGTCTGTCACCAGGCCGACCTTGAACCCACGGTCCTGC
The nucleotide sequence above comes from Marinobacter gudaonensis. Encoded proteins:
- a CDS encoding glucokinase, translating into MTTTHYSLVGDIGGTNARLALVEQGSVQPQAIEILPCGDYDNLDDAVRDYLARVGVSEVGEACLAVASPVRGTQVRMTNNHWRFDTEEVRAQFGWSAFKVINDFTAMALGVPHVSDAHLVHVCGGPGDGQRPRLVIGPGTGLGVSGLVPIKNGWVPLMTEGGHVDFAPTDDTEMAVLRILKARFGRVSVERILCGQGLLNLYQAHAEIQGVAAPLDAPEKITAAAVANTDSLARHTLRHFCELLGRVAGNGVLTLGSTGGVYLCGGILPRFLDFFLESPFQSGFEDKGRMRPLLEFTPVYVVTEPYTGLLGAAEALANPEV